One Thermodesulfobacteriota bacterium genomic window carries:
- a CDS encoding phage Gp37/Gp68 family protein, with protein MGTNSKIEWTQVTWNPVTGCSKVSQGCKHCYAERLAMRLQKMGVQRYQNGFSVTLHEDAVALPIKWKYPSIIFVNSMSDLFHENIPFEFITQVFGTMERCPQHIFQILTKRSNRLRDLASKLPWPTNVWMGVSVEDKEVLDRIYDLQKVRAHIRFLSCEPLIGALDTIPLVGINWVIVGGESGPKARPMKKEWVLSILQQCREADVPFFFKQWGGVRKDLTGRKLNGRTYDEIPLDRYDYKPQLALF; from the coding sequence ATGGGGACCAACAGTAAAATTGAATGGACGCAGGTAACCTGGAATCCTGTCACTGGCTGTAGCAAGGTGAGCCAGGGATGTAAGCACTGCTATGCCGAACGTTTAGCAATGCGACTACAGAAGATGGGTGTTCAGAGATATCAGAATGGCTTTTCTGTTACTCTACATGAAGATGCTGTTGCATTACCAATTAAATGGAAATATCCTAGTATAATTTTTGTTAATTCTATGAGCGACCTGTTTCACGAAAATATACCCTTCGAGTTTATTACGCAAGTATTTGGTACAATGGAACGCTGTCCTCAACATATCTTTCAAATTCTTACTAAGCGGAGCAATAGGCTGAGAGACCTGGCGAGTAAACTACCCTGGCCTACTAACGTTTGGATGGGAGTTAGTGTCGAAGACAAAGAAGTACTCGATAGGATTTATGACTTGCAAAAGGTACGGGCGCACATTCGATTCTTATCTTGTGAGCCGTTGATTGGCGCGCTGGATACAATACCACTTGTGGGTATTAATTGGGTGATCGTCGGTGGGGAATCAGGACCGAAAGCAAGACCAATGAAAAAAGAATGGGTGCTATCAATTCTCCAGCAATGTCGTGAAGCTGATGTACCCTTCTTCTTCAAGCAGTGGGGCGGAGTGCGTAAGGACTTAACTGGACGAAAACTAAACGGTCGAACCTACGATGAAATACCCTTGGATCGATATGACTATAAACCTCAATTGGCCTTATTTTAG
- a CDS encoding ribbon-helix-helix domain-containing protein yields the protein MVRMNITIDKELYEELSQIKNKSGFIRDAVRDKLRVLREKQLRKSLKEGYKKEGKNLKEWETTITDGWD from the coding sequence ATGGTAAGGATGAACATAACTATAGATAAAGAATTATATGAAGAGCTTTCTCAAATAAAGAATAAAAGTGGGTTTATAAGAGATGCAGTTAGAGATAAGCTCAGAGTTCTGAGGGAAAAGCAACTTCGAAAATCACTTAAAGAAGGCTATAAAAAAGAAGGTAAGAATTTGAAGGAGTGGGAGACAACTATTACTGATGGATGGGATTAG